A region of Thermobifida halotolerans DNA encodes the following proteins:
- a CDS encoding MgtC/SapB family protein has product MGVTMATNLTDFAAQSWPQALALFSALVLCSLIGLEREYHNKNAGLRTHTLVGVGSALFMLVGKYGFGDVLDEGLVMLDPSRVAGQIVSGIGFIGAGLIFVRRDVVRGLTTAAAVWVSCAVGMACGAGLWLLGAWGTAAYFLVVLGFLPLLRLVTRSRPADALLRVNYEDGRGVLRSVLALATAAGFSVHDVRAQRRTERDGAATVDLDLRLEGRADTGHLAAELSETDGVLRVRVLRPDGSE; this is encoded by the coding sequence ATGGGCGTGACCATGGCCACCAACCTCACCGACTTCGCCGCGCAGAGTTGGCCGCAGGCGCTGGCGCTGTTCAGCGCGCTCGTGCTGTGCTCGCTGATCGGGTTGGAGCGGGAGTACCACAACAAGAACGCCGGGCTGCGCACCCACACCCTGGTCGGAGTGGGGTCGGCGCTGTTCATGCTGGTCGGCAAGTACGGCTTCGGGGACGTGCTCGACGAGGGCCTGGTGATGCTGGACCCCTCCCGTGTCGCCGGGCAGATCGTGTCGGGCATCGGCTTCATCGGCGCGGGCCTGATCTTCGTCCGCCGCGACGTGGTGCGCGGGCTGACCACCGCCGCCGCCGTGTGGGTGTCGTGCGCGGTCGGCATGGCGTGCGGGGCCGGCCTGTGGCTGCTGGGCGCCTGGGGGACCGCCGCGTACTTCCTCGTGGTGCTGGGGTTCCTGCCGCTGCTGCGCCTGGTCACCCGCTCCCGGCCCGCGGACGCGCTGCTGCGGGTCAACTACGAGGACGGGCGCGGGGTGCTGCGGTCGGTCCTGGCCCTGGCCACCGCCGCGGGCTTCTCGGTCCACGACGTGCGCGCCCAGCGGCGCACGGAACGGGACGGCGCGGCAACCGTCGACCTGGACCTGCGCCTGGAGGGCCGGGCCGACACCGGCCACCTCGCCGCGGAGCTGTCGGAGACCGACGGGGTGCTGCGGGTGCGGGTGCTGCGCCCCGACGGGAGCGAGTGA
- a CDS encoding PLP-dependent aminotransferase family protein has translation MAQGRRISGHLLARMVGTAARQRPYYLALGRALSGLVLDGRVPTHTRLPAERELAEALGVSRNTVTAAYTWLREHGYLDSRRGAGSWTVLPDNGGGPTLAPDPERVDLGVAAPPAVEGLTEAARLAAGQLAAHVGGRGYAVLGLPELRHAVARRYTERGLPTTPDQIFVTNGAQQGVALLMALLADPGDTLLAESPTYPHSLAAARHLGLRLRTVGVTSAGWDTELLLDAFRHWRPRIAYLIPDFHNPTGALMDDRTRAEVVAEARRTRTAIVVDESAAELALDPDGRPAPTAVHDTDGRVFSVGSASKLLWGGLRVGWIRTSPATAARLSSLRQRVDLATPVMEQLLATHLLADLPRVRAERDGQLRRNRDALAAALREHLPDWRFTAPAGGWVLWARMPSPTATALHGAAERRGVHLAPGPAFGVEGSLEYHVRLSYTQPPEVLRDAVRRVADAYADTSARPGAAPGGFYV, from the coding sequence ATGGCCCAAGGACGCCGGATCAGCGGGCACCTGCTGGCCCGAATGGTCGGAACCGCGGCCCGGCAGCGCCCCTACTACCTGGCGCTGGGCCGGGCCCTCAGCGGACTCGTGCTGGACGGCCGCGTGCCCACCCACACCCGCCTGCCCGCCGAACGCGAACTGGCCGAGGCCCTCGGTGTCAGCCGCAACACCGTCACCGCCGCCTACACCTGGCTGCGCGAGCACGGCTACCTGGACAGCCGCCGGGGGGCGGGAAGCTGGACGGTGCTGCCCGACAACGGCGGCGGTCCGACGCTGGCCCCCGACCCCGAACGCGTCGACCTGGGAGTGGCGGCCCCACCGGCGGTCGAGGGCCTCACCGAGGCGGCGCGCCTGGCCGCCGGACAGCTCGCCGCGCACGTGGGCGGCCGGGGCTACGCCGTGCTGGGGCTGCCCGAACTGCGCCACGCGGTGGCCCGCCGCTACACCGAACGCGGCCTGCCCACCACCCCCGACCAGATCTTCGTCACCAACGGAGCCCAGCAGGGCGTGGCGCTGCTCATGGCGCTGCTGGCCGACCCCGGCGACACCCTCCTCGCGGAGTCGCCCACCTACCCGCACTCCCTGGCCGCGGCACGCCACCTGGGCCTGCGACTGCGCACCGTCGGCGTCACCTCCGCGGGCTGGGACACCGAACTGCTGCTCGACGCCTTCCGCCACTGGCGGCCCCGGATCGCCTACCTGATCCCCGACTTCCACAACCCCACCGGGGCGCTCATGGACGACCGGACCCGCGCCGAGGTCGTGGCCGAGGCGCGCCGCACCCGCACCGCGATCGTCGTGGACGAGAGCGCCGCCGAACTCGCCCTCGACCCGGACGGCCGGCCCGCGCCCACCGCCGTCCACGACACCGACGGCCGGGTCTTCAGCGTGGGCAGCGCCTCCAAGCTGCTGTGGGGCGGACTGCGCGTCGGCTGGATCCGCACCAGCCCGGCGACGGCGGCCCGCCTGAGCTCCCTGCGCCAGCGCGTCGACCTGGCCACCCCGGTCATGGAGCAGTTGCTCGCCACCCACCTGCTCGCCGACCTTCCCCGGGTCCGCGCCGAACGGGACGGCCAACTGCGGCGCAACAGGGACGCCCTGGCCGCGGCGCTGCGCGAGCACCTGCCCGACTGGCGCTTCACCGCCCCCGCGGGCGGCTGGGTGCTGTGGGCCAGGATGCCGAGCCCGACCGCCACCGCCCTGCACGGGGCGGCCGAGCGGCGCGGCGTGCACCTGGCTCCGGGCCCGGCCTTCGGCGTCGAGGGCTCCCTGGAGTACCACGTGCGGCTGTCCTACACCCAGCCGCCCGAGGTCCTGCGCGACGCGGTGCGCCGCGTCGCCGACGCCTACGCCGACACCTCCGCCCGCCCCGGCGCGGCGCCGGGCGGCTTCTACGTCTGA
- a CDS encoding glycoside hydrolase family 15 protein: protein MGVIGVSALIEDYAMIGDMQTAALVGRDGSVDWMCLPHFDSPACFAALLGDEQNGNWWIRPTGGERTATRRRYRHDTLILESEWDTPDGTVRLIDFMPPRGGHPHLVRIVEGVTGTVRMSTAIRLRFDYGNVVPWIHRVDSEVVAVAGPDSVWLSGPVPLEGHNFMHDADFTVTAGQRVPFVLSWHPSHAEESDHLDAEKALAQTERFWRDWVSRCTYQGRYRDAVVRSLITLKALTYRPTGGIVAAPTTSLPEDIGGVRNWDYRYCWLRDATITLEALIRSGYTDEAHSWREWLVRAVAGEPQHIQIMYGVRGERRLAEWEADWLPGYAESRPVRIGNAAVGQYQLDVYGEVMEVLYLAQKSGMSAGEHVWGLQRSLVNYLEWCWSEPDEGLWEVRGPRQHFVHSKVMAWVAADRAVRMIEEYGKEGPLERWKALRDTIHAEVCEYGYDAERNTFTQYYGSHELDASLLLIPEVGFLPYDDPRVVGTIEAIREDLMVDGFVLRYRTDRADAADKLPGDEGAFLACSFWLANALLSIGREKEARELFERLLALRNDVGLLAEEYDPRIGRQVGNFPQAFSHFPLVTTALNLSHHDGHRRSEPDSD, encoded by the coding sequence ATGGGGGTGATCGGCGTGTCCGCACTGATCGAGGACTACGCGATGATCGGCGACATGCAGACCGCTGCCCTGGTCGGGCGGGACGGGTCGGTCGACTGGATGTGCCTTCCGCACTTCGACTCCCCCGCCTGCTTCGCCGCCCTGCTGGGCGACGAGCAGAACGGCAACTGGTGGATCCGTCCCACCGGAGGCGAGCGCACGGCCACCCGTCGCCGCTACCGCCACGACACGCTGATCCTGGAGAGCGAGTGGGACACCCCCGACGGGACCGTCCGGCTCATCGACTTCATGCCCCCGCGCGGCGGCCACCCCCACCTGGTGCGCATCGTCGAGGGCGTGACCGGGACCGTGCGGATGAGCACCGCCATCCGCCTGCGGTTCGACTACGGCAACGTCGTGCCGTGGATCCACCGCGTCGACAGCGAGGTGGTGGCCGTCGCCGGACCCGACTCGGTGTGGCTGAGCGGGCCGGTCCCCCTCGAGGGCCACAACTTCATGCACGACGCGGACTTCACCGTCACCGCGGGCCAGCGCGTCCCCTTCGTGCTGTCCTGGCACCCCTCCCACGCCGAGGAGTCCGACCACCTCGACGCGGAGAAGGCCCTCGCCCAGACCGAGCGGTTCTGGCGCGACTGGGTGTCCCGCTGCACCTACCAGGGCCGCTACCGCGACGCCGTGGTGCGCTCGCTGATCACCCTCAAGGCGCTCACCTACCGGCCCACCGGCGGCATCGTGGCCGCACCCACCACCTCGCTGCCCGAGGACATCGGCGGCGTGCGCAACTGGGACTACCGCTACTGCTGGCTGCGCGACGCCACCATCACCCTGGAGGCGCTGATCCGCAGCGGCTACACCGACGAGGCGCACTCCTGGCGGGAGTGGCTGGTGCGGGCGGTCGCCGGGGAGCCCCAGCACATCCAGATCATGTACGGGGTGCGCGGCGAGCGGCGGCTCGCCGAGTGGGAGGCCGACTGGCTGCCCGGCTACGCCGAGTCCCGGCCGGTGCGCATCGGCAACGCCGCCGTCGGCCAGTACCAGCTCGACGTCTACGGCGAGGTCATGGAGGTGCTGTACCTGGCGCAGAAGTCGGGGATGAGCGCGGGCGAGCACGTGTGGGGTCTGCAGCGCTCCCTCGTCAACTACCTGGAGTGGTGCTGGTCGGAACCCGACGAGGGCCTGTGGGAGGTGCGCGGCCCGCGCCAGCACTTCGTGCACTCCAAGGTCATGGCCTGGGTGGCTGCCGACCGCGCGGTGCGGATGATCGAGGAGTACGGCAAGGAGGGGCCGCTGGAGCGCTGGAAGGCGCTGCGCGACACCATCCACGCCGAGGTGTGCGAGTACGGCTACGACGCCGAGCGCAACACCTTCACCCAGTACTACGGCAGCCACGAACTGGACGCGTCCCTGCTGCTCATCCCCGAGGTGGGATTCCTGCCCTACGACGACCCGCGCGTGGTCGGCACCATCGAGGCGATCCGCGAGGACCTGATGGTGGACGGCTTCGTGCTGCGCTACCGCACCGACCGCGCGGACGCGGCCGACAAGCTGCCGGGCGACGAGGGCGCGTTCCTCGCGTGCAGCTTCTGGCTGGCCAACGCGCTGCTGTCGATCGGGCGGGAGAAGGAGGCCCGGGAGCTGTTCGAGCGGCTGCTGGCGCTGCGCAACGACGTCGGGCTGCTCGCCGAGGAGTACGACCCGCGCATCGGCCGCCAGGTCGGCAACTTCCCGCAGGCGTTCAGCCACTTCCCGCTGGTGACCACGGCGCTGAACCTGTCCCACCACGACGGGCACCGCCGCAGCGAGCCCGACTCCGATTAA
- the moaA gene encoding GTP 3',8-cyclase MoaA: MLSDSYGRVATDLRVSLTDRCNLRCTYCMPPEGLEWLPKPELLTDDEVVRLVRIGVTLLGIREVRFTGGEPLLRRGLPGIVAATTALAPRPKTALTTNGIGLARVAPALAEAGLDRVNVSLDTLDPEVFEKLARRRRLDDVLEGLAGAARAGLTPVKVNAVLMRGVNDHEAVDLLGYCLEHGYRLRFIEQMPLDAQHGWRREDMVTADEILERLSDAYDLTPVDAAERGSAPAEEFSVDGGPATVGVIGSVTRPFCGACDRVRLTADGQVRNCLFAREESDLRGPMRAGADDAEIAERWRAAVAAKLPGHGIDNPEFLQPTRPMSAIGG, encoded by the coding sequence GTGCTGTCCGACTCCTACGGGAGGGTCGCCACCGATCTGAGGGTCTCCCTCACCGACCGCTGCAACCTGCGCTGCACCTACTGCATGCCCCCCGAGGGGCTGGAGTGGCTGCCCAAGCCGGAACTGCTCACCGACGACGAGGTCGTCCGGCTCGTCCGCATCGGCGTCACCCTGCTCGGCATCCGCGAGGTGCGCTTCACCGGCGGCGAGCCGCTGCTGCGCCGCGGCCTGCCCGGCATCGTCGCGGCCACCACCGCGCTCGCCCCCCGACCGAAGACCGCGCTCACCACCAACGGCATCGGTCTGGCGCGCGTCGCTCCGGCGCTGGCCGAGGCGGGCCTGGACCGCGTCAACGTCTCCCTGGACACCCTCGACCCCGAGGTCTTCGAGAAGCTGGCCCGCAGGCGGCGGCTGGACGACGTCCTGGAGGGGCTGGCGGGCGCGGCCCGAGCCGGACTGACCCCGGTGAAGGTCAACGCGGTCCTCATGCGCGGCGTCAACGACCACGAGGCCGTCGACCTGCTCGGCTACTGCCTGGAGCACGGCTACCGGCTGCGGTTCATCGAGCAGATGCCGCTGGACGCCCAGCACGGCTGGCGGCGCGAGGACATGGTCACCGCCGACGAGATCCTGGAGCGCCTTTCTGACGCCTACGACCTCACCCCCGTCGACGCCGCCGAGCGCGGCAGCGCCCCGGCCGAGGAGTTCTCCGTCGACGGCGGCCCCGCCACGGTCGGCGTCATCGGCTCGGTCACCCGCCCGTTCTGCGGGGCCTGCGACCGGGTGCGGCTGACCGCCGACGGCCAGGTCCGCAACTGCCTGTTCGCCCGCGAGGAGTCCGACCTGCGCGGCCCGATGCGCGCGGGCGCCGACGACGCCGAGATCGCCGAGCGCTGGCGCGCCGCGGTGGCCGCGAAGCTGCCCGGCCACGGCATCGACAACCCCGAGTTCCTGCAACCGACCCGCCCGATGTCGGCGATCGGCGGCTGA
- a CDS encoding YczE/YyaS/YitT family protein: MARSTSSDAFPLSWHSLARRAFVTPPLPRPRPRRLAQLCVGLYLFGLGLAAQVAAGLGAAPWDVLHQGLHLRTGWSIGTWVIVTGAAVILLWIPLRQRAGVGTLLNVVGIGVALDVSLLWLPEPGTPVGQWLMLAAGIVTVALGSGLYIGAGLGPGPRDGLMTGLAERGLSIVAARTLIEVSVVAAGFALGGTVGVGTLLFAVSIGPLTQLFLPPLHVDRAAAG; this comes from the coding sequence ATGGCACGATCGACTTCCTCGGATGCTTTCCCCCTCTCCTGGCACTCCCTGGCCCGGCGGGCGTTTGTCACACCGCCGCTGCCCCGGCCCCGCCCGCGCCGCCTGGCGCAGTTGTGTGTCGGCCTGTACCTGTTCGGCCTCGGACTGGCCGCGCAGGTGGCCGCCGGACTGGGCGCCGCCCCCTGGGACGTGCTGCACCAGGGCCTGCACCTGCGCACGGGCTGGTCGATCGGCACGTGGGTGATCGTCACCGGGGCCGCGGTGATCCTCCTGTGGATTCCGCTGCGGCAGCGGGCCGGGGTGGGCACGCTGCTCAACGTGGTGGGCATCGGCGTGGCGCTGGACGTCTCACTGCTGTGGCTGCCCGAACCTGGCACCCCGGTGGGGCAGTGGCTGATGCTGGCGGCGGGCATCGTGACCGTGGCTCTGGGCAGTGGTCTGTACATCGGCGCGGGCCTGGGTCCCGGCCCCCGCGACGGTCTGATGACAGGGCTGGCCGAGCGCGGCCTGTCGATCGTGGCGGCCCGCACGCTCATCGAGGTGTCCGTGGTCGCCGCGGGTTTCGCGCTGGGCGGAACCGTGGGGGTGGGTACCCTGCTGTTCGCGGTGTCGATCGGGCCGCTGACGCAGCTCTTCCTCCCCCCGCTGCACGTCGACCGGGCCGCGGCCGGATAG
- a CDS encoding MFS transporter, translating into MLYPVYALLFADSGLSEAQISSLFALWSVTSFTLEVPSGVLADRVSRRLLLAAAPLLAGAGFALWVLLPSYPAFAVGFVLWGAGGALGSGALEALVYEGLAAAGAAHRYPRLIGRSRAVATAAVVVATPLASPVLAAGGYAALGAASVAACVCAAAAGWALPEAPRDRAASDDGDGEAGVLRDALAEVRRAPALLGVLALLSVLSGAEALEEYLPLLARSTGVSDTAVPPLVLLVTAGTAVGQWCAGHATRWAGPALCAAALLLAVGAFSGHPAGMLGVAAAFGVLAWAGVAVETRLQERISDRSRATVTSLAGIGTETVGLLFFAVYGLGSVWAGPGALFAVLAVPFLVVGLLLWRPR; encoded by the coding sequence GGCGCAGATCTCGTCGCTGTTCGCGCTGTGGTCGGTCACCTCCTTCACCCTCGAGGTCCCCTCGGGCGTGCTCGCCGACCGCGTCTCCCGTCGTCTGCTGCTGGCGGCCGCGCCCCTGCTGGCCGGTGCAGGCTTCGCGCTGTGGGTCCTGCTGCCCTCCTATCCGGCCTTCGCCGTCGGCTTCGTGCTGTGGGGCGCGGGCGGGGCGCTGGGGTCCGGCGCGCTGGAGGCGCTCGTCTACGAGGGGCTGGCCGCGGCCGGTGCGGCACACCGCTATCCGCGGCTCATCGGCCGGTCCCGGGCGGTCGCCACCGCGGCGGTCGTGGTCGCGACCCCGCTGGCCTCCCCGGTGCTGGCCGCGGGCGGCTACGCCGCGCTGGGCGCGGCCAGCGTCGCGGCGTGCGTGTGCGCCGCGGCCGCGGGGTGGGCGCTGCCCGAGGCCCCGCGCGACCGGGCCGCCTCCGACGACGGCGACGGGGAGGCGGGGGTGCTGCGCGACGCGCTCGCCGAGGTGCGGCGCGCTCCCGCGCTGCTGGGTGTGCTGGCGCTGCTCTCGGTGCTCAGCGGGGCCGAGGCGCTGGAGGAGTACCTTCCGCTGCTCGCCCGCTCCACGGGAGTCTCCGACACGGCCGTTCCCCCGCTGGTGCTGCTGGTCACGGCGGGCACCGCGGTGGGCCAGTGGTGCGCCGGGCACGCCACCCGGTGGGCGGGCCCGGCGCTGTGCGCGGCCGCGCTGCTGCTGGCCGTCGGCGCGTTCAGCGGACATCCGGCGGGCATGCTGGGCGTGGCCGCCGCGTTCGGGGTGCTGGCGTGGGCGGGCGTGGCGGTGGAGACGCGGCTGCAGGAGCGCATCAGCGACCGGTCGCGGGCCACGGTCACGTCACTGGCCGGAATCGGCACCGAGACGGTGGGGCTGCTGTTCTTCGCGGTCTACGGGCTCGGGTCGGTCTGGGCGGGACCGGGTGCGCTGTTCGCGGTGCTGGCCGTGCCCTTCCTGGTGGTGGGGCTGCTGCTGTGGCGGCCCCGGTGA
- a CDS encoding alpha/beta hydrolase gives MIGVRDWNLPGGPQGAGKLHVRAWARAGADPGCLVVLVHGYGEHIGRYEHVARRLCERGAVCYGVDHRGHGESSGERVLVDDFAGVVEDVHRVVTQARTAYRSLPLVVVGHSMGGLVAARYVQTHPGEAAGLVLSGPVLGEWAVVDRMLAEPEIPDEPVDTATLSRDPEVGAAYAADPLVWHGPFKRPTLRALRVELDRATAAGRIGVPLLWLHGSEDRLVPLEGTLRGVLALAGPDTAARIFPGARHEVFNETNREEVLEEVSRFAARVAASRRG, from the coding sequence GTGATCGGCGTGCGCGACTGGAACCTGCCCGGCGGACCGCAGGGGGCGGGGAAGCTGCACGTCAGGGCGTGGGCGCGGGCCGGAGCCGACCCCGGGTGCCTGGTGGTGCTGGTGCACGGCTACGGCGAGCACATCGGACGCTACGAGCACGTGGCGCGCCGGTTGTGCGAGCGCGGCGCGGTCTGCTACGGCGTCGACCACCGGGGGCACGGGGAGTCGTCGGGCGAGCGGGTGCTCGTCGACGACTTCGCCGGGGTGGTCGAGGACGTGCACCGCGTCGTCACCCAGGCGCGCACCGCCTACCGGTCGCTGCCGCTGGTGGTGGTCGGGCACTCGATGGGCGGGCTGGTCGCCGCCCGCTACGTCCAGACCCACCCCGGCGAGGCGGCGGGGCTGGTGCTGAGCGGCCCGGTGCTGGGCGAGTGGGCGGTCGTCGACCGCATGCTCGCCGAACCCGAGATCCCCGACGAGCCCGTCGACACCGCGACCCTGTCGCGCGACCCCGAGGTGGGCGCGGCCTACGCCGCCGACCCGCTGGTCTGGCACGGTCCGTTCAAGCGGCCCACCCTGCGGGCGCTGCGCGTGGAGCTGGACCGCGCCACAGCGGCGGGCCGCATCGGCGTCCCGCTGCTGTGGCTGCACGGCTCCGAGGACCGCCTGGTGCCCCTGGAGGGCACGCTGCGCGGCGTCCTGGCGCTGGCGGGCCCCGACACCGCCGCGCGGATCTTCCCCGGGGCGCGGCACGAGGTGTTCAACGAGACCAACCGCGAGGAGGTACTGGAGGAGGTGTCCCGGTTCGCCGCGCGGGTCGCCGCCTCCCGCCGCGGCTGA